The [Clostridium] celerecrescens 18A genomic sequence TCATATCGAGCCGTGCCAAAAAAGCCGTTCCTGTCATGCGGTAACAGGAGCGGCTTATTGGAGGAGTCATGATCCCTCACGGGTCAATTGAAGGTATCATCAGAGGGTTCGTCTGATGTATAGAATATTCACATGTAGTTAGTTCAAGCTAACTACTTTTATATTATCACAAACGAAAATGAAATACAAGAGATTTCTTGAAATTATTTCTCATTAACTTATTTAATCTTCCTGCCCCAACACAATGTTATGGATCCACACGCCTTTTTTCACCAGCACAAAGCCAACAATGCATTTTATGATCTCCACCATCTGGCACATGAAATATAGCGGTACGATAGGAATGATAGTATACCGGCTGAGAGTATAGGCAACCGGAATGCTGACCACCCACATGAAAACACTGTCAAACAAAAAGGTGATAAACGTCTTTCCACCGGATCGCAGGGTAAAATAAGCCACGTTCATGAATGCGTTCATTGGCATACACAAAGCCAGTATGCGGATAAACTGGACGGCCAGGCTCCTGACCTCGTCCGTGGTATTGTAGATCATAGGGAACAGAGGGGCTGTGATTGCTAAAAGTCCTCCCATGAACACGCAAGAACCAATGGAAAAGGCAATCAGTTTCGTGTCCGTATCCCTGGCTTCTTCCATTTTTCCGGCTCCTAAAAGCTGTCCCACAATGATAGAGACCGCACTTCCAAGGGCTAAGTAAACCACATTAAATACATTTCCTATGGTTGAGGATATATTAAGGCCTGCCACAGCAGTCAATCCCCTCACAGAGTAGCACTGCATCAAAGTTGCCACTCCCGCAGCCCAAAGGGCTTCGTTTACGATAAGAGGTGTCCCCTTAATAAAGATATTCCTCACAAGGCCAGCCGGTATATAAAAGCTGTTATAAGCTCCTGAAATAAACGGATTCTTTTTCGGGTTCCTATGAGTCCAGACTATTATGACCGCTGCTTCTACGAATCTGGCCATAACGGTTGCTATTGCCGCCCCCATTACACCCAGAACCGGGGCTCCAAGCTTTCCAAAAATCAGGATATAATTAAACACAAGATTTACCAGGACTGCCACAATTCCGGCTTTCATGGGTACTACCGTTTCCCCGCACTCCCTCAAAGTACTGACATAAGCCTGCTCAATCGCAAAGGGTACCAAACCAATCAGCATGACAAGCATATACCGCCTTCCATGCATCAGTGCTGTCGCAAGCTCCGCATCATTCCCCTCTCCATGGAGATACATGGCAATCATATCTTCTCCTAAGAAGTAGAACAAAGCCACTGCAACCGCAGACAGAAGCGCGCAGCAGATGATTTTAAACCGGAATGTATGCCGCACTCCGTCATGCCTTCCGCAGCCAAAGAACTGGGCGCCGAAGATACCTGCTCCCGATATGATTCCAAAAATACTGATGTTAAAGACAAAGATCAGCTGGTTTACAATAGCCACGCCGGACATCTGCTCTGTCCCTACCATACCCACCATAATATTATCCAGCAGGCTGACAAAGTTTGTGATCCCATTTTGAACCATAATGGGAATGGCGATTGTTAACACCATTCTGTAAAACGCCTTATTTCCGATAAATTTTTTCATAAGTTCTTCCAGTAAAAGCGCGCTTTTCTGTTATACCTCCGTAACGTAGATTTTCTGCCTTAAACAGAGTATCATAACTTTAATATGGAACAAGGTCCTATGTCAACAAAATCTGATTATTTTACCCGGTTTTTCACTGAGAGTGACTGCGGATAATCAATAGACGGGAGCCTCTGTCCAACGGTCACAATCCCGTCAGGCAGCGGTTCCCGCCTATCCATATCTTTCTCTTGGGAATTTTACTTCTCCTTTGCCTTGGCAAACAGGCTTTGAAGAAGAATAAAAAATGCCAGCAGCGCCGCAATGGTGATCTTCGTCCACCAGGATGAAAGCGTCCCCTGGAAGGTAATGAATGTCTCTATGGTTCCCTTTATTAAGACCCCAAACAGGCTTCCGAACACATTTCCCACACCTCCGGAAAGCAGTGTCCCCCCAATAACTGCCGATGCGATGGCTTCCATCTCAAAACCCTTTGCCTGTTCCACAAAGCCCGCACAGGTATTTAAACAGAACAGAAATCCGCCTAATGCACATAAAAAGCCGTTTATGACATACACCAAAAGCTTTGTGCGCTTTACATTTAGCCCCATCATCAGCGCAGATTGCTCGTTTCCGCCTACCGCATAAATCGTCCGCCCGAACTTCGTATATTTTAGAGCCACGAAGACCAGCACCAATACCACCAACGCGATGATAACGCTTGGATAAAGGAAGGGATAGTTCACCACACCCTTTTTATTTACGGTTCCTCCGAGAAAGGTCAAATTAATTTTACTCTTCGCCCATTTTAAAAACAGCTCATTCTTTACGCTGATCATTTCCTGGCTGATGATGGCCGTCATGCCTCTGGCAAAGAACATTCCTGCCAGGGTCACGATAAATGGCTGTATTTTTAGGTATGCAATAAAAAATCCCTGGGCCAGGCCAAAAAAGATGCCTATGACCAGAACAGTCAAAAGAGCCGGAACAGCTCCAATTCCCTTTACTTCCATCATCCAGGCCAGCATCATGCAGGTAAGGGCCACCACAGAACCAACGGAAATATCAATCCCTCCTGTGATCATGACCATGGTCATGCCTGCCGCAATCACGATCAGACCGGCATTGGAAATGAAAAGGTTTAAAAATACCTGGGGCTTTGCAAATCCTTTGCTGTTAAAAATTATGATTCCGGCTATGTACATTGTCACGAAAAGGGCAATGGTGATCATAAGCAGAAATATTTTTCCGTCTGTCTTCCCTCTGTTCTTCATTTATGCCACCTTCTTTCCCACTTCACGGCCTGTTTGGTATCTTTTTGCCATTTTTTTAAGCTCCGTTGACTGAAGGGCAACGATGATCACCACAACGATTGCCTTATAAACCGGTATCTGGTCCGGAGAGACTCCCATGGCGTATAAGGTGGTACTTAAAGCCTGAATGGTGTAGGCACCAATGACACTTCCAAGGAGAGAGAACTTACCGCCTCCCAGGCTATTGCCTCCTAATGCTACTGCAAGGATCGCAT encodes the following:
- a CDS encoding ABC transporter permease subunit; protein product: MKNRGKTDGKIFLLMITIALFVTMYIAGIIIFNSKGFAKPQVFLNLFISNAGLIVIAAGMTMVMITGGIDISVGSVVALTCMMLAWMMEVKGIGAVPALLTVLVIGIFFGLAQGFFIAYLKIQPFIVTLAGMFFARGMTAIISQEMISVKNELFLKWAKSKINLTFLGGTVNKKGVVNYPFLYPSVIIALVVLVLVFVALKYTKFGRTIYAVGGNEQSALMMGLNVKRTKLLVYVINGFLCALGGFLFCLNTCAGFVEQAKGFEMEAIASAVIGGTLLSGGVGNVFGSLFGVLIKGTIETFITFQGTLSSWWTKITIAALLAFFILLQSLFAKAKEK
- a CDS encoding MATE family efflux transporter — protein: MKKFIGNKAFYRMVLTIAIPIMVQNGITNFVSLLDNIMVGMVGTEQMSGVAIVNQLIFVFNISIFGIISGAGIFGAQFFGCGRHDGVRHTFRFKIICCALLSAVAVALFYFLGEDMIAMYLHGEGNDAELATALMHGRRYMLVMLIGLVPFAIEQAYVSTLRECGETVVPMKAGIVAVLVNLVFNYILIFGKLGAPVLGVMGAAIATVMARFVEAAVIIVWTHRNPKKNPFISGAYNSFYIPAGLVRNIFIKGTPLIVNEALWAAGVATLMQCYSVRGLTAVAGLNISSTIGNVFNVVYLALGSAVSIIVGQLLGAGKMEEARDTDTKLIAFSIGSCVFMGGLLAITAPLFPMIYNTTDEVRSLAVQFIRILALCMPMNAFMNVAYFTLRSGGKTFITFLFDSVFMWVVSIPVAYTLSRYTIIPIVPLYFMCQMVEIIKCIVGFVLVKKGVWIHNIVLGQED